The following are encoded together in the Geobacter sulfurreducens PCA genome:
- a CDS encoding Tex family protein, with protein MALSDQTLQDILRYLTEETGLAPFQVANTVELLREGGTVPFIARYRKERTGELDEVGIRGIEERLAYFTELEERKLTVLKSIEEQGKLTPELADRIRTSRQKTEVEDLYLPYKPKRRTKATIARERGLEPLADLMAAQELTAGTPEEATLPFVDPAGEVPDAAAALEGAGHILAERLADDADARAFVRRLTADQGIFCSRVAADRKGAVTKFEMYYDHREPLKSVPSHRMLAMRRGEKEEVLVLTIEAPTEEILAGLRARIAGRASIFRQLLEGAAEDAYKRLIAPSIEVELRLEAKQRADEAAITVFAQNLRNLLLAPPAGGKRVLGVDPGLRTGSKLAAVDGTGRFLEHVTIYPHAGGEGKVAAAKREFLRLVECHGIEMVAVGNGTAGREMEQFAKETLAEGGKRIPVVMVSEAGASVYSASEIAREEFPDLDLTVRGAISIARRLQDPLAELVKIDPKSIGVGQYQHDVDQRALKKSLDAVVESCVNYVGVDLNTASWALLSYVSGVGPSLARAIVRHRDEHGPFPARRALMKVPRFGDKAFEQAAGFLRIRGGEHPLDATAVHPERYPVVEAMATDLGVSLSQLAADPALPARIDLKRYVTDAVGLPTLRDIMEELKKPGRDPREEFRTAAFRDDVTEIGDLKEGMVLQGVVTNVTAFGAFVDVGVHQDGLVHVSHLSVKFVKDPAEAVRVGQVVQVKVLSVDVQRKRISLSIREAAPGGAPRSTEKPARKEEPRKTGGGLDLGGLERAGFRVKKR; from the coding sequence ATGGCACTGAGCGACCAGACCCTGCAGGATATTCTCCGCTACCTGACCGAAGAAACCGGCCTCGCCCCCTTCCAGGTGGCGAACACGGTGGAACTTCTGCGCGAAGGGGGCACGGTCCCCTTCATCGCCCGCTACCGGAAGGAGCGGACCGGCGAACTGGACGAGGTCGGCATCCGCGGGATCGAAGAGCGCCTCGCCTATTTCACCGAGTTGGAGGAGCGCAAGCTCACGGTCCTCAAATCCATCGAGGAACAGGGGAAGCTCACCCCCGAGCTGGCGGACCGCATCCGGACATCGCGCCAGAAGACCGAGGTTGAGGACCTCTACCTCCCCTACAAGCCCAAGCGGCGCACCAAGGCGACCATCGCCCGGGAGCGGGGGCTGGAGCCCCTGGCCGACCTCATGGCGGCCCAGGAGCTGACCGCGGGCACGCCCGAAGAGGCTACCCTCCCCTTCGTGGACCCCGCCGGCGAGGTGCCCGACGCGGCCGCCGCCCTGGAGGGAGCCGGCCACATCCTGGCCGAGCGGCTGGCGGACGACGCCGATGCCCGGGCCTTTGTCCGCCGCCTCACGGCCGACCAGGGGATCTTCTGTTCACGGGTGGCGGCCGACCGGAAAGGGGCGGTCACCAAGTTCGAGATGTACTACGACCACCGGGAGCCCCTGAAATCGGTACCCTCCCACCGGATGCTCGCCATGCGCCGGGGCGAGAAGGAAGAGGTGCTCGTCCTGACCATTGAGGCGCCGACGGAGGAGATCCTCGCCGGCCTCCGGGCCCGGATCGCGGGGCGCGCCAGCATCTTCCGCCAACTTCTGGAAGGGGCGGCAGAGGACGCCTACAAACGCCTCATCGCCCCCTCCATCGAAGTTGAGCTGCGGCTGGAAGCCAAGCAGCGGGCCGACGAGGCAGCCATCACCGTCTTTGCCCAGAACCTCCGCAACCTCCTCCTGGCGCCGCCGGCCGGCGGCAAGCGGGTCCTCGGTGTGGACCCGGGGCTGCGGACCGGCTCCAAGCTGGCTGCGGTAGACGGCACTGGCCGGTTCCTGGAGCATGTGACCATCTACCCCCACGCCGGCGGCGAAGGGAAGGTGGCGGCCGCGAAGCGCGAATTCCTCCGGCTGGTGGAGTGCCACGGCATCGAGATGGTGGCTGTGGGGAACGGCACCGCGGGACGGGAGATGGAGCAGTTCGCCAAGGAAACCCTGGCCGAAGGAGGCAAGAGGATTCCTGTGGTCATGGTGAGCGAGGCCGGGGCCAGCGTCTACTCCGCCTCGGAGATCGCCCGGGAGGAGTTCCCGGACCTGGACCTGACCGTGCGGGGGGCCATCTCCATCGCCCGGCGCCTCCAGGATCCCCTGGCCGAACTGGTGAAGATCGACCCCAAGAGCATCGGCGTGGGCCAGTACCAGCACGACGTGGACCAGCGCGCCCTGAAGAAGTCCCTGGACGCGGTGGTGGAGTCGTGCGTCAACTACGTGGGAGTCGACCTGAACACCGCCTCCTGGGCGCTCCTCTCCTACGTCTCCGGCGTGGGGCCGTCCTTGGCCCGTGCCATTGTCCGCCATCGGGACGAGCACGGTCCCTTCCCCGCCCGCCGGGCACTCATGAAGGTCCCCCGGTTCGGCGACAAGGCCTTCGAGCAGGCAGCCGGCTTTCTCCGCATCAGGGGCGGCGAACACCCCCTGGACGCCACCGCCGTCCACCCGGAGCGCTATCCGGTGGTGGAGGCCATGGCAACGGATCTGGGCGTGTCCCTCAGCCAGCTGGCCGCCGACCCGGCCCTGCCGGCGCGGATCGACCTGAAGCGCTACGTGACCGACGCGGTGGGGCTTCCCACCCTGCGTGACATCATGGAAGAGTTGAAAAAACCGGGCCGGGACCCGCGGGAGGAATTCCGCACCGCCGCCTTCCGGGACGACGTGACCGAGATCGGCGATCTGAAGGAGGGAATGGTGCTCCAGGGGGTGGTGACCAACGTGACCGCGTTCGGGGCCTTCGTGGACGTGGGGGTCCACCAGGACGGCCTGGTCCATGTGAGCCACCTCTCGGTCAAGTTCGTGAAGGACCCGGCCGAGGCGGTGAGGGTGGGGCAGGTGGTGCAGGTGAAGGTCTTGTCCGTGGACGTGCAGCGCAAGCGCATCTCCCTCTCCATTCGGGAGGCAGCGCCCGGCGGTGCCCCGCGGAGCACGGAAAAGCCGGCGCGAAAGGAAGAGCCGCGGAAAACCGGCGGCGGACTTGACCTGGGAGGGCTGGAACGGGCCGGATTCCGGGTGAAAAAGCGGTAA
- a CDS encoding thiol-disulfide oxidoreductase DCC family protein, whose amino-acid sequence MPTPPAFPLTVFYDGACSVCAAEMAVYRRKNHGGRLVFVDISDPAFDPSPWGITLEAFMAQMHAIDRDGRAYRGVEGFWAIWQAFPASTFYGLLGTLVMLPGFNLLARLGYRGFARIRRYLPKRASRCDGGTCRMDRH is encoded by the coding sequence GTGCCGACCCCTCCGGCATTCCCCCTCACCGTCTTCTATGACGGCGCCTGCTCCGTCTGCGCGGCCGAAATGGCGGTCTACCGGCGCAAAAACCACGGGGGACGGCTCGTCTTCGTGGACATCAGCGATCCCGCCTTCGACCCGTCCCCCTGGGGCATCACCCTGGAGGCGTTCATGGCGCAGATGCACGCCATCGACCGGGATGGCCGCGCCTACCGGGGAGTGGAAGGCTTCTGGGCCATCTGGCAGGCCTTCCCCGCCTCAACCTTCTACGGGCTCCTCGGCACCCTCGTGATGCTGCCGGGGTTCAACCTCCTGGCCCGGCTCGGCTACCGGGGATTCGCCCGCATCCGCAGGTACCTTCCCAAACGCGCATCCCGCTGCGACGGCGGCACCTGCCGCATGGACCGGCACTGA
- a CDS encoding MaoC family dehydratase, whose amino-acid sequence MSAADDLIAFLAPKLGTETHVGPWLTVDQERIDRFAHVTGDIQWIHTDPERARRESPYGATVAHGFLTLSLLPCLTEANHPDFFQRNYPGMRLRVNYGLNRVRFPQPVIVGSRLRARTLLKAVEPLAGAVQITYEITVEIEGKDKPACVAEQVVRVYP is encoded by the coding sequence ATGTCGGCAGCGGACGACCTGATCGCATTCCTTGCCCCGAAACTCGGCACTGAAACCCACGTGGGCCCCTGGCTCACCGTCGACCAGGAGCGGATCGACCGGTTCGCTCACGTAACCGGCGACATCCAGTGGATCCACACCGACCCGGAGCGGGCCCGGCGCGAATCCCCCTACGGCGCCACCGTGGCCCACGGCTTTCTGACCCTCTCCCTCCTCCCCTGCCTCACGGAGGCGAACCATCCGGACTTCTTCCAGCGCAACTACCCCGGCATGCGGCTGCGGGTCAACTACGGCCTGAACCGGGTCCGCTTTCCCCAGCCGGTAATCGTGGGCTCCCGGCTCCGGGCGCGCACCCTGCTCAAGGCGGTGGAGCCCCTGGCCGGGGCGGTCCAGATCACCTACGAGATCACCGTGGAGATCGAGGGCAAGGACAAGCCCGCCTGCGTGGCCGAGCAGGTGGTGCGGGTCTATCCCTGA
- a CDS encoding lipid biosynthesis B12-binding/radical SAM protein, translated as MRLLLVSANRERSPYPVFPLGLACLVPSLEAAGHELRALDLCFEADPEEAVTAALADFTPQAVIISVRNIDNVTWPGSRSYVAGVKAIVDRCRGIATTILGGSGFSLMPAELLAFTGGDLGVAGEGEEILPELLACIERGESPAGLPGVVAGAGAFAPPRPVERIAAPDRRLFALARYRREGGMANIQTKRGCPFGCIYCTYPLLEGRRMRLRPTAEIVAELRELADAGIDYVYFVDDIFNYPPDFAEELCRAMIASGLTMGWSAFINPQFITPRLMESMVAAGCDAVEFGTDSGSPAMLRNLGKSFGVAQIRESSRICRELGVDFAHYILFGGPGETPATIAESFALMDEVAPTAVIAMTGIRIFPGTPLFERAVAEGMVTPDEPLLEPTFYLAPAIRDVLGELVTDGAMTRRNWVAPGLEINMSDAMLEAMRHFPVRGPLWKLIKRLGRSHAKPLSQPQ; from the coding sequence ATGAGGCTCCTCCTCGTGTCGGCAAACCGGGAGCGGAGCCCCTACCCGGTCTTTCCCCTGGGGCTCGCCTGCCTGGTCCCGTCCCTGGAGGCGGCCGGCCACGAGCTCCGGGCCCTGGACCTCTGCTTCGAAGCCGATCCGGAGGAGGCCGTGACCGCGGCTCTGGCGGATTTTACCCCCCAGGCCGTGATCATCTCCGTCCGCAACATCGACAACGTCACCTGGCCCGGCTCCCGCTCCTACGTGGCCGGGGTCAAGGCCATCGTGGACCGCTGCCGGGGCATAGCCACCACCATCCTGGGGGGATCGGGCTTCTCCCTCATGCCCGCCGAACTCCTCGCCTTCACCGGCGGTGACCTCGGCGTGGCGGGCGAGGGAGAGGAGATCCTGCCCGAGCTCCTGGCCTGCATTGAGCGGGGCGAGTCCCCGGCGGGTTTGCCGGGAGTGGTGGCCGGCGCCGGGGCCTTTGCGCCGCCCCGGCCGGTGGAGCGGATCGCCGCCCCGGACCGGCGCCTCTTCGCCCTGGCCCGCTACCGGCGGGAGGGGGGGATGGCCAACATCCAGACGAAGCGGGGATGCCCCTTCGGCTGCATCTACTGCACCTATCCGCTCCTGGAGGGACGGCGCATGCGGCTCCGGCCGACGGCGGAGATCGTGGCCGAACTGCGGGAACTGGCCGATGCCGGCATCGACTACGTCTACTTCGTGGACGACATCTTCAACTACCCTCCCGACTTTGCCGAGGAGCTCTGCCGGGCCATGATAGCCTCGGGTCTCACCATGGGCTGGTCGGCCTTCATAAACCCCCAGTTCATCACCCCGCGCCTCATGGAATCCATGGTGGCCGCCGGCTGCGACGCCGTGGAGTTCGGCACCGACTCGGGCTCGCCAGCCATGCTCCGCAACCTGGGCAAGTCCTTCGGCGTGGCACAGATCCGGGAGTCGTCCCGCATCTGCCGCGAGCTGGGGGTCGACTTTGCCCACTACATCCTCTTCGGCGGCCCCGGCGAAACCCCGGCGACCATTGCCGAGAGCTTCGCCCTCATGGACGAGGTGGCCCCCACCGCGGTCATCGCCATGACCGGCATCCGGATCTTCCCCGGCACCCCCCTCTTCGAACGGGCCGTGGCCGAGGGGATGGTGACGCCGGATGAACCGCTCCTGGAACCGACCTTCTACCTGGCCCCCGCCATCAGGGACGTGCTGGGGGAACTCGTCACTGACGGGGCCATGACGCGGCGGAACTGGGTGGCGCCGGGACTGGAGATCAACATGAGCGACGCCATGCTGGAGGCCATGCGCCACTTCCCGGTGCGCGGTCCCCTGTGGAAACTGATCAAGCGGCTGGGACGGAGCCACGCGAAACCGCTTTCCCAGCCTCAATAG
- a CDS encoding acyl-CoA thioesterase, whose protein sequence is MREHETPLTVRFNEVDSYGVAWHGHYVAWLEVGRNDLAGRFGLDAAQIGELGYLAPVVDLELSYRRPARFNEELRIMTTARRTETATIEFATRILGADGTLYARGRTVHALTDRDGVLQYRLPPAVGERLERLLAWTEGA, encoded by the coding sequence ATGCGGGAACACGAGACACCACTCACCGTCCGTTTCAACGAGGTTGACTCCTACGGCGTTGCCTGGCACGGCCACTACGTGGCCTGGCTGGAGGTGGGGCGCAACGACCTGGCGGGGCGATTCGGGCTCGACGCGGCCCAGATCGGCGAGCTGGGATACCTGGCGCCGGTCGTGGACCTGGAGCTCTCCTATCGCCGACCGGCCCGTTTCAACGAGGAACTGCGGATCATGACCACGGCCCGCAGGACCGAAACGGCCACCATCGAATTCGCCACCCGCATCCTTGGAGCCGACGGCACCCTCTACGCGCGGGGGCGCACCGTTCACGCCCTCACCGACCGGGACGGGGTGCTCCAGTACCGCCTTCCCCCCGCAGTGGGCGAACGGCTGGAACGGCTGCTCGCCTGGACGGAGGGGGCATGA